The following DNA comes from Raphanus sativus cultivar WK10039 unplaced genomic scaffold, ASM80110v3 Scaffold4525, whole genome shotgun sequence.
CATGGGTCAAGAGTTCTTGAGAGTTGGATATTACGTGAACAATGACTATGAAGATGAGCAACTCAGGGAAGAGCCTCCAACTAAGGTTCTGCTTGATAAAGTCCAGAGGAACATTCTCTCTGATAAACCTAGAGTCACTAAATTCCCTATCAATTTTCATCCTGAAGACGAGCAGACTCCTGCTGCTGATGCAgatcctcctcttcctcctacTGAACAATCCGATGAACAACAACCTGATGACAACTCTGGTGAAGCTCAAGCTTTGCctgatcctcctcctcctactgAACAATCTGATGACAAATGTGGTGAAGCTCTAGTTTTGCCTGATCAGCCACCAAAACCCCAGGAATCGTGATTCTTCTTTAAGCCAAGGTCTAGTTGAAAGAAAAAACTGGATGAGAACTATCATCTCCTCCCTGTCTCGAAGATCTTTTCATTTTGTCAAATTTTATCACAACACATTATCTG
Coding sequences within:
- the LOC108830467 gene encoding probable histone chaperone ASF1A, whose protein sequence is LDNLCFCYFIFLQYHIIIKASHLISKIKKKRCFQLTLALLFDTDLEWKLVYVGSAEDETYDQTLESVLVGPVNVGNYRFVLQADPPDPSKIREEDIIGVTVLLLTCSYMGQEFLRVGYYVNNDYEDEQLREEPPTKVLLDKVQRNILSDKPRVTKFPINFHPEDEQTPAADADPPLPPTEQSDEQQPDDNSGEAQALPDPPPPTEQSDDKCGEALVLPDQPPKPQES